The segment ATTCTATACACTTTTCTCTGTCATGTACTGGCTTGAATGTTCTCCAGCTTCCAGTTTTATTTTTTCTTGAACTTCCAGGTTCTCTTACAACTGCACCTATTGAATCCATATTCTCACCTATTATCTTATTCTTGGTCAACACATGAGTTGTAAACATACTCTGTAGCTTCTTTGTTTGTTTTTGCAATCTTTTCAGGGAATGTCTGATCGATGATTTTAAGTAATGAATCGATTGATACTACTCCTGTTTTTGCAGATAAGAATCCTAACATTATAGTATTTACTATGTTTCTTCCAATAGTGTCTAATGCTATTTTTGTTGCATCCACTTCATGTGTTTTAATATTTTGTTCTTCTAATGATGGTATTGATGTTCTTTCAGTATTTATTAATACTGCACCATCATCTTTTAATCCTGAAGTTAAGTTAACTACATTTGCTAATGTTTCATCTAAAACTACAACATATTTTGGTTCGTATATCTGATATCTTCTTCTGATTGGCTGATCAGATATTCTTGTAAATGCTGTAACTGGTGCTCCCCTTCTTTCCACACCAAATGATGGAAATGCTTGAGTGTATTTTCCTTCCTCAAACACCGCTTTAGCCAATATCTCTGCTGCGGTTACAGCACCTTGGCCTCCACGTCCATGAAATCTAATTTCAATCATAGAATATTATTCCTCCAAACTTCTTATTAATATTTTAATGTGAATAAAAATAGTTTAAATTATAGATAATAACATTATAAAATTTAGAATTATCTAGACTATATTTATCATGTTAAATCGTTATGTTTGTTATTATATTTATATTTGTGGTTTTGAAAAATCAAAAATTAAAAAAGCTTTTATTTTATTTCAAATATATTAACATATATTCAGAGAGTAAGTAGAAGACGAGTGATACGATGAAAATATTAATTGTTACGGGGACTATCGCCAAAGACAACATCATAAAACATGTTTTTGATTACAAAAAACATGAATTGTACATTAAAATACTGCCCATCCCAATTGCAGCATTCATAACACCAAAACTAGTTCTATACCACCTTAAAAAGGAGAAAGTGTTTGAGTCAATCAATTCTGATAAGGACTGCGGATTAAGTGACATTGATTTGATTATTACACCAGGTTTGATGAAACAGGATGCAATTGCTATTAAGGATGAAATCAATATACCTTGCGTTAAGGGTTCGACCAATTCGGCAGATATAAGATTGACATTGGACATCTTAGGCGATATGGACTTGTCAACCACAACCCCCGCCGACATATTAATACGGGAAAAACAATATGAAGAAAGCATGAACATCATAAACAAATTCAACAAGTTATCTGATGAAAATAAGGGATTGCTGGATAAAAAGTCCAATATTATGATTGGAAACTGTCCTACAGGGCAGGATTTTCCAATGAGAGTTCTCGGAGAAATTGCCAATGCTACCAGTTTTACAGAAGATGAACTGTTAAAAAAAGTGGACTACTACATCAAGTCAGGGGCGGATATGATTGACGTTGGAATGACTGCTGGAGAAAATAATCATAAAAAAGCTTATGAGATGATAAAGACAATCAAGGACAACCATGACATACCAGTCAGTATAGATTCAATGAATCCCGATGAAATTATAAGTGGATTGAATGCCGGTGCGGACATGGTATTGAGCCTTGATCATGGAAACTACAAAAAGGTTATCGCTACCATAGCAGACTATGAAGCAAGGGCAGTCATCATACCGACGGATTATTCGAAAAATCACATACCCTCAAGTCCCGAGGATAAGGTCAAATCCCTTGAATTATTGGATAAAAAATGTGAAAGCATTACCACGATAGCGGATTTATTGCTTGACCCGATTAACAGTCCATCACTAGTAAAATCCCTTGATGCGTACTCTCTATATAGAAGACAAAATCCATTAAAGCCCATGTTTTTTGGAGTGGGTAATGTGTCAGAGCTGCTTGATGCTGATAGTCAGGGCGTTCATGCACTCCTTGCGGCTATAGCAATGGAACTGAAGATGTGCATATTGTTTACACCAGAGGCTAGCCTAAAGACTAAAAATGCAATAAGTGAATTGAAAACTGCATCCCATATGATGTTTATATCAAAATATAAAAATAGTATTCCTAAAAATATTGGAATCAATCTTATTCAACTTAAGGATGCTTACAGAAAGGATGATGCAAAAATCGATACTGACGGTTTGGAAAAGATTGAAGCATATGGAGATGGAAAGTTCATACCCGATAGAAAGGGAAGTTTTAAGATAATTGTTGAGGATGGATATATAAAGGCCATTTATTATGTCAACTATAAGAAGACATCCGTAATTTATGGCCGGTGTGCCCGTGACATCTATGAGGAAATTCTTAGAAGGGATATGATTAGCAGGCTTGAACACGCCGCATATATGGGCATGGAACTGCAGAAGGCCGAGACCGCATTGAAGTTAAACAAACAGTATGTGCAGGATTTTCATGTCTTTTGATGATTATGCTTTAGTTATCGGATGTTGTTAACCATACTTTGTTTTGGTCACATTATGTAAGAAAGGATGTATCCATCCCTACTTAAAAAAAAATATTATGCGTTGCAATAAATTAATTAAGATTGATTAAGAAAAATTATTATAAGAAAAAAAGATAAGGATTGTTAATATTGACAGATAACATTTGTACACAATGTGGGTATGAACATGTTGTGATTAATAGAAAATATAATGGTCAAAAGCTATGTAGCAGTTGTTTTAGGGATTCTATTGAAAAAAAGGTACTTAAAACCATTAAAAAGAACAAGTTAATCACCAAGGGCGATAAGGTTCTTGTAGGATTATCCGGTGGAAAGGACAGTGTTGCACTTTTAAACATTCTTAATATTCTAAAAAAGAAGGGCATCATAGAATTGGAAGCCGTGACCATTGATGAGGGTATTGGCGGTTATCGTGAGGAAGGAGTACGTATTGCCAAGGATGTGGCCGGCAAATTAGACGTCAAGCATCATATTGTTAGTTTTGATGAGAAATATGATTTTACGATTGATAAGATAATGAATGCTCAAAAAGATAAGGGTCATAACCAGAATGCATGTACTTTCTGTGGGGTTTTCAGAAGACAGGTGTTCAATCAGGTTGCAAGGGACATAAATGCAACAAAGCTTGCCACGGGACATAACCTGGATGATGAAACGCAGAGCATTGTGATGAATTATCTTGAGGGAAACATCACCAACATGGTTAGAATTGGTTACAAGACCGAATCACGGGACAAACGCTTTACCCCCAAGATTAAACCATTACGTGAAATTCCTGAAAAGGAGATTGGACTGTACGTATTGGAAAGCGGATTCGAGGTTCACTTTGATGGTTGTCCATATGCCCATGAATCATTTAGAATGGAAATAGGAGACTTTATTAGAGAACTTAATCTGAAACATCCGACCATCATGTATTCGACGCTCAATAACTTTGAAAAGATTAAGCCCGCCATTAAGAAGGAGTATGTCAAGACCCACAGTGTGCCGAACGGTACGTGTGAATTATGCGGCGAACCTGCAAGTAGCAGGATATGTAAATCATGCAAGTTTTTGGATGTGATTCACAATCAACTGCTTGATTAGAATAATTGATTTTGCAATGACAAGGATAAGTATATAACAATGTTATAAATATATTTAATTATACCAAATAACAAAAAAGACAGGAGAATATGATATGACAATAACACTAATCAATAAAAAAGATGTTAAAGAAATAGAATATGAAGAAAATCTAAAGGTAGAGGATATATTAAAAAGAGAAGATATCCCTATTGAAACTGTTGTCGTTAAACTAAACGATCAGACCGTTACCGAGGATGAACCCGTCAACGATAATGACAAGATGGAAATCATAAAGGTCATCTATGGAGGATAACCCCTCCCATTTTTCAAACTTATATTGGAATTTAACATGTCAAATGGGTTAGCTCCCACCAATAATCTCTTCCAAGTCAGACAGGAATTCATCGATGTGTTCACGTTTTACATGAGGCATCAGTACCAATCTGATTGCATATGGCTTAACAGTATTTGATACTCTCCATCCTTTTTTAAATAATTCTTCTTTTAACACGTTTACCTTCATGTCATCCACATTGAATGCTATGACATTCAACTCAGGCTTGACTATGACGTTGACGTTTTTCATTTGCCTGAGCTTATTATATGTATACCCGGTCAGATTAATTGACCCCTCAACGATATCTGCATAGCCATCCATTCCATAGTAGTTTATAAGGGCCCATGTAGCTGCTGTTGTAGCACCGGTACGTGTGCCTACAATGGTTGTCTGTACATTTTTTGTCAGGTATGGTGCATCTATTGCAAGCTTGTCGAGGTATTTTTTTTCACGGAATAATATTCCGCCTGCCGGTACAGGTGCAAGTCCCATTTTATGTGGATCAAGGGTTATGGAAGATACACCTTTACACTTGAAGTCAAAGTTTAATCGAGTCTTATTTCTATAATTTAAGAAGGGTATTATGAATCCACCTAATGCAGCATCGACATGTAGATACACATCATTTGAATGTGCTATTTTTGATATTTCATGGATGTCATCAACCAAGCCGAACTCAGTGGAGCCGGCAATTGCAACGATTGCCATGGTATTATCTGTTATACAATCCTCAAGTGCTGTCGTGTCAATCTTATATTCATCATTCAACGGAACTTCAACAGTCTTTAAGGATAACATCGAACATGCCTTCTTAAATGAAAAATGAGCCGTTCTAGGAAGTATTACCTCGGGAGTATCCTCATTATCCTCCTGGAAAATATACTTTGCAGCACACATCGCCATTATATTAGCCTCGGTACCTCCTGTAACGATATGACCACAAGCTTCACTTGAGTGAAGAAGCCTTGATAATGATGAGATTACTTCATCTTCCATCATGCTTGTACCCTTAAACAGCCCCCCATCACCAAGATTAGTTTCAGTAAACATCCTAAATGCCTCCAATGCAATAGGATCCGGCTTGGTACACATAGAACCCAATATTCTCCCAGAGTCATAGGTCATATCCATTTGATGAAAGGATTCCAGTTTTTCAAATATATACTTCTGATCATGCGTCTTCTTAAACATTACAAAATACCCCCTTTAATTTATGTCAAACTCCTTCGTGATAACTCGTGCCTTTGTGGACTCAGATTCCTCCAGACGTAACTTCAATATGTGACTTCCCACATTCAAATATTCAACGCTCAAACTGCATATGCATCTTCCCTGCATCAATTCCCTTTCACATAAGAGTTCATCGTCAATATAAAACTTTAATGTCGAATCAACGGGAAGATTCCTGATATCCCTACAGCTTACCTCAACAGTCAGTTTATTATCCTCCTGTTCAAATTGATTAACATTGATCTTGACGGGAATCAAGACATGTGAGTTGTCGTTGATGATGAATGTCAGTGCCGTATCCAAAAATCTTTCTGCCTTGACTTCGATTACGACATCAAAACTTGCATAATCAATCAGATTCTTGTTGAAATACCAGAAGTCATGATAGAAGAATACTTCCCGGAAGTATGCAATGAAAGCCTCAAATAGTGGATGGGCTGACTTGTCACATATAATCAATGCCCTTCTATTGCTGATGCTGTCAGGATTGTGAACATAATCTGATGCCACATTGTTAAATTGTAGAAATTCCTCGTCAATATCCATGTGGGTTAGCTTGTCCTTGGCAATTAAGGATAATTCATCTATATTGATTTTTGAATATTTTTCATAAACATCATCCTTCGGATAGGACCATGCCTCATCGGTAAATAAATCGCCCTGGTGTGTCACTTTATTTGTCGTGAATTTTTCAAGAATTTCGCCTTTAATTTCCGAAAATGACTTTTCTTTGAATGTCTTGAATAATATGTAACTTACGGCCTTAACTGCCGCTTGTGAGGTGAGTTTTGTATCGTTTACCAAAAAGTCATCATTGCCTATTACATCAGATAAATCATAGTAATAATTTTTAAGGCTATCCCAGTTACGTTTAGCATCCGTTGTCTCAAAGGGAAGATATTCTCTTAATACTACACTTTTATCAGGTATGATAAACTGTGTAAATTTGATATTCTTCTTTGCAAGATATTTCCTTTTTGATTCAAGGCTTTGTTTGAATTGTCTTAAATCCAATGATGAATCATATTCCAAGTCATAATGCTGTAAGAGTTCATTGGTGTTGTCATTTACCAAAAAGAATGTGTTGTCCAATCCCTTGATGGAGGATTTCAGATTAGCAAAATACTTCCTGATGTCCTCGGATACTAGTATGCTTCTTGTAAACTTGAATGTGTTTGTTGTATCTGTGGCGTTTACTATTACCTTGAGGTCGTATCTGTTAGTTGGATAACAGGATAGGTCATAACACTTATCGAATATGGAATTGGTTGTATCATCACTGACAAATGGTTCGTCATTTATGTATATGTCCACTTTCGTATCGATTGGCCGGTTATAGTAGTCCATGATGTCAAACTTAACTTTTAACTTCTTGTCATGTGACTCGATTGTCTCCAAATTAAGTATTACATCCTGTTTTATTTTAAAGTCTGTTTCAGCTGTCGGATAATGTGGATTTTCAATAAACCTTTCAGTTCTTATTTCAATTACATCATCAGGGTTGAACCATTCCACCAGTTGTTTATTGAAGTACCAGTGGTCCCAGTAGAAAAATACTTCCCTGTAATAAGCTATGAAGGACTTTGTCAGTGAGTTTGTAGAGGAATCCCTTAATATCAAAGCTTTTTTATTGCTTATGCTGTTTGGGTTTATGTAATACTCGGATTTTCTTTTTGATACCCTTCGATACTCTTCTGGTATGTCCTCAAGTTCCACTTGTTTGTATTCATCATTTAATTCCAAAGTCTCCAGTTGCATGTGTGCATAATTTTTGAATCTTTCATCCTGAGGATATGACCAGTTGAATACGAAAAACAAATCTCCCTTATGATCTACAATTTCAACATGAGTTTTATCTGTTATCTGTTGAGCATATTCTTCGGCTTCGGTGCCGTGTAAGACCGACAATATGTGGGGAGTGAGCTTAAGTGAAGACATTACAGAGATGTGCGTATCGTTTCTAAGCACGTCATCAATTGTGATAACACTGCTTAAGTCATGAAGCAATCCTCCCAATTGATCCGTGATTCTTTTTGGTTCGGGAGTTTCGAAGGGCAGATATTGGCGTGCAGTTATGCTCTTATCAGGTATGACAAAGAATTCATAGTTGATGTTTTTAGAATAAAAGTAGTCTTTCTTGGAAGCAATGCTTTTTGCAAATCTTTGAATGTCGATAGAACTTTGATAATTATAGTCATAGTGTTGTCTTATTTCATTATTTGTATCGTTGACTAGGAAGTAATAATTATCCTTTCCCTCTATGGTCTTTTTCAGGCCCCTAAAATATTGATTAAAATCTATCATAAATAATAAAACCCATATCATTTCTTATTAAATATTATATATTTAAAGGTTAATATGTTATTCTATTTGAATGGATTAATTGACAATATACTACTATTGGAATAGTAAATGGAAAAACTTAAATTAAAATTAGAAAATAATGGGTGGAGAAGAGTGTTTTATATTTAATTATCTTTCAATACTTTTTTAGCAGCATCAAGCATGATTTTTTTCTCTACTTTAGCTACTATTCTTCTTATTTCTGGAACTGCATCAGTATTAGCGGAAATACTATCAATACCAGCTTCAACTAGTTTTTCAACAATTTCCGGTTTACTGCCAGCTTGTCCACAGATACTGGTTGTGACTCCAGCTTCATTACATTTTTTAATTACACTCATTAATAATTTCATTACAGCCGGATGTGCTTCAGTGTAATGTTTTGCAACCAATTCATTGTTTCTGTCTAATGCAAGGGTATATTGGGTCAAATCATTAGTTCCGAAACTAACGAAGTCCAATCCTTCTTTAATAAACTCTTCAATGATTATTGCGGATGCAGGTGTTTCAACCATCATACCGAAGTCGACATCTACGTGTGGTATTAAACCGACGGAAGTGGCTATTTCTTTTGCTTGGCGTAATTCTTCAGGTTTGTGTAATAATGGTAGCATTACTCCAATGTTTGTGTAACCTTGTTGGTGTAACTTTTTGATAGCCTTGAATTCTGCTTTTAAGATTGCCGGCTGATCTATTTCTCTTCTGATTCCTCTCCAACCAAGCATTGGGTTTGCTTCGTCAGGTTCGTTTTCTCCACCTTCTAGGGTTTTGAATTCATCGGTTGGAGCATCTAATGTCCTATACCATACTGTTTTTGGATAGAATACATCGACCACTTTAAGAATTCCGTCTGCCAGTACGTGTACAAGTTCATCTTCTCTTCCTTCATCAATGAATTTGTAAGGTACTGTACCTGTAGCAAGCATCATGTGTTCGGTTCTTAGTAAACCTACACCATCGGCCCCTGTTTCATATGCTTTTTGAGCAGCTTCGGCCATACTTACATTTACTTTTACATCGGTAACCGTTATTAACGGTGCTGATTGAACATTAACAGTTTGTTGTGATTGTTCATCTGTTGAGTCTTCTGATGCGAATGCTCCTTCAAATACCAATCCTTTTTTACCGTCAATGGTTACTTGAGTATCTTCTTCGAGCACTGATGTTGCATCACCTGTTCCGGATACACATGGTATACCCAATTCACGTGAGATGATAGCTGCGTGACAGGTTACTCCACCTTCATCTGTTACAATTCCGTTTGCACGTTTCATTGCCGGAACCATGTCAGGTGTTGTCATGGTTGTTACGAGTATGTCACCATCTAGGATTTTATCTAATTCATCAAGGTCGCTTACGATTTTTACGGTTCCTGATACTAATCCAGGACTTGCACCTAATCCTCTTGTAATGATTACTCTTTCTTCATCATCGGATGATTCTTCAACTTCAGTTATGTTATCTAATGTTGTGATAGGTCTTGCCTGTAGCATGTATACCTTATCGTTTTCAATACCCCACTCAGTATCCATTGGAGCTTGATAGTGTTTTTGTATTCTTCTACCCAGTTGGGTTAGCTGTTTTAGGTCTTCATCGGTTAAGACCCTTTTATCCCTGCATTCTTCAGGAACATCTATCTGTACTGTTTTACCCGTTTCAGGGTCTTTAGTGAACATGGTTTTCTTGGTGTTTACCTGATATGATTTGACTTCATCGTTTACTTTGTCATATCTGCAGGTGTCCGGTGTTACTGTACCAGATACAACCCCTTCTCCAAGTCCCCATGCTCCTTCTATGAGCATTTCTTCAGCACCTGTTGAAGGGTCTACTGTAAACATTACTCCGGCTTTTTCGGAG is part of the Methanosphaera sp. BMS genome and harbors:
- a CDS encoding pyruvate ferredoxin oxidoreductase subunit gamma, with product MIEIRFHGRGGQGAVTAAEILAKAVFEEGKYTQAFPSFGVERRGAPVTAFTRISDQPIRRRYQIYEPKYVVVLDETLANVVNLTSGLKDDGAVLINTERTSIPSLEEQNIKTHEVDATKIALDTIGRNIVNTIMLGFLSAKTGVVSIDSLLKIIDQTFPEKIAKTNKEATEYVYNSCVDQE
- a CDS encoding dihydropteroate synthase-like protein; the encoded protein is MKILIVTGTIAKDNIIKHVFDYKKHELYIKILPIPIAAFITPKLVLYHLKKEKVFESINSDKDCGLSDIDLIITPGLMKQDAIAIKDEINIPCVKGSTNSADIRLTLDILGDMDLSTTTPADILIREKQYEESMNIINKFNKLSDENKGLLDKKSNIMIGNCPTGQDFPMRVLGEIANATSFTEDELLKKVDYYIKSGADMIDVGMTAGENNHKKAYEMIKTIKDNHDIPVSIDSMNPDEIISGLNAGADMVLSLDHGNYKKVIATIADYEARAVIIPTDYSKNHIPSSPEDKVKSLELLDKKCESITTIADLLLDPINSPSLVKSLDAYSLYRRQNPLKPMFFGVGNVSELLDADSQGVHALLAAIAMELKMCILFTPEASLKTKNAISELKTASHMMFISKYKNSIPKNIGINLIQLKDAYRKDDAKIDTDGLEKIEAYGDGKFIPDRKGSFKIIVEDGYIKAIYYVNYKKTSVIYGRCARDIYEEILRRDMISRLEHAAYMGMELQKAETALKLNKQYVQDFHVF
- a CDS encoding TIGR00269 family protein, giving the protein MTDNICTQCGYEHVVINRKYNGQKLCSSCFRDSIEKKVLKTIKKNKLITKGDKVLVGLSGGKDSVALLNILNILKKKGIIELEAVTIDEGIGGYREEGVRIAKDVAGKLDVKHHIVSFDEKYDFTIDKIMNAQKDKGHNQNACTFCGVFRRQVFNQVARDINATKLATGHNLDDETQSIVMNYLEGNITNMVRIGYKTESRDKRFTPKIKPLREIPEKEIGLYVLESGFEVHFDGCPYAHESFRMEIGDFIRELNLKHPTIMYSTLNNFEKIKPAIKKEYVKTHSVPNGTCELCGEPASSRICKSCKFLDVIHNQLLD
- a CDS encoding MoaD/ThiS family protein; protein product: MTITLINKKDVKEIEYEENLKVEDILKREDIPIETVVVKLNDQTVTEDEPVNDNDKMEIIKVIYGG
- the mfnA gene encoding tyrosine decarboxylase MfnA encodes the protein MFKKTHDQKYIFEKLESFHQMDMTYDSGRILGSMCTKPDPIALEAFRMFTETNLGDGGLFKGTSMMEDEVISSLSRLLHSSEACGHIVTGGTEANIMAMCAAKYIFQEDNEDTPEVILPRTAHFSFKKACSMLSLKTVEVPLNDEYKIDTTALEDCITDNTMAIVAIAGSTEFGLVDDIHEISKIAHSNDVYLHVDAALGGFIIPFLNYRNKTRLNFDFKCKGVSSITLDPHKMGLAPVPAGGILFREKKYLDKLAIDAPYLTKNVQTTIVGTRTGATTAATWALINYYGMDGYADIVEGSINLTGYTYNKLRQMKNVNVIVKPELNVIAFNVDDMKVNVLKEELFKKGWRVSNTVKPYAIRLVLMPHVKREHIDEFLSDLEEIIGGS
- the ppsA gene encoding phosphoenolpyruvate synthase, which encodes MNYVEFFKQLGKDDIPIAGGKGANLGELTNAGIPVPPGFVVTAGTYREFITKTGIDNQINDMLSGLDINNTIELQKVSDQIKDLIITTSIPDDIQRMIIEAYNKLCLDVDIEDVVVAIRSSATAEDLPDASFAGQQDTYLNISGIDDVIENVRKCWASLFEARAIFYRAENDFDHSQVLIAVVVQQMVNSEKAGVMFTVDPSTGAEEMLIEGAWGLGEGVVSGTVTPDTCRYDKVNDEVKSYQVNTKKTMFTKDPETGKTVQIDVPEECRDKRVLTDEDLKQLTQLGRRIQKHYQAPMDTEWGIENDKVYMLQARPITTLDNITEVEESSDDEERVIITRGLGASPGLVSGTVKIVSDLDELDKILDGDILVTTMTTPDMVPAMKRANGIVTDEGGVTCHAAIISRELGIPCVSGTGDATSVLEEDTQVTIDGKKGLVFEGAFASEDSTDEQSQQTVNVQSAPLITVTDVKVNVSMAEAAQKAYETGADGVGLLRTEHMMLATGTVPYKFIDEGREDELVHVLADGILKVVDVFYPKTVWYRTLDAPTDEFKTLEGGENEPDEANPMLGWRGIRREIDQPAILKAEFKAIKKLHQQGYTNIGVMLPLLHKPEELRQAKEIATSVGLIPHVDVDFGMMVETPASAIIIEEFIKEGLDFVSFGTNDLTQYTLALDRNNELVAKHYTEAHPAVMKLLMSVIKKCNEAGVTTSICGQAGSKPEIVEKLVEAGIDSISANTDAVPEIRRIVAKVEKKIMLDAAKKVLKDN